Below is a window of Aquarana catesbeiana isolate 2022-GZ linkage group LG11, ASM4218655v1, whole genome shotgun sequence DNA.
CACTCTGACACAAGCCAACGAGAACTTGCCAATTCATATTAATACATTCCTTGGTGGCATCTAGTAGTGATAGGATGGCACAAAAGCCAAGGTTATCAATAAGAATCAGTTCTCTTTGCTGGATCTGGTCTGTCTAAAGCCCACACACATATCCAAAAGTCCCAGCACTAAACACTGTGGCTGCATAAAGACATAATACAGACAATCTTGCTCTAGGTAGTTGAGGCCTTCTCCAGGTTATGCAAATAGCTCCAGCAGGACAATCCAATCCCTAACCCGGATGCCCCCTTTGGTCAGAACCTCTGTGTCATTAGATGGAGATAGCCTCCCCTGGATGAAGCAGGCCTTGTGTGGCAAATAGTAAATTCAGCCTATAAGATTTGGGTGGTAATAGGTTTTCTGGTTTTGATAGTACTGTTATTGTAATCTCATTCATCGGCTTTCTTTTGTTGAGGTGGGTAGTGCCCCTAGTTTATTGGCTTCAGTAACATAAAGAGCAGCTCAAGGAGCAGAACTTCTCCATAATTTTAATAGATATCTATCAGTAAGCCATCATTCCCTGGTGCTTTATTATTTGAGGATTCTGTCACTGCATTTTGTAGCTCCTCAATGGTAATTTGTGAATTTAACATAGACCATCTGCCTCTTCAACCTGGTACAAAAGCACATCGTAAAAAATTGGCAAGAGTGTATTGGTtacaatatttgtatttatttagatTTTCAGAACTGTTTAGATTCCCATAGGATAGAGAGGGTATAGGTGAGAAGCTGTCCTGATATAGAGGATTTGGCATCAAAATCTGTGGTACCTGTTTGTGCTTTTGCTGTCATAACCAATACACTATATGGCACATGTTTGCCCCATCCTTATAATATTCCTGGGCTGTAAGAATCTCTTGTTCCAACTTAGTCGTAAGGACATTTTTATATAACTGCTAAGCATTAGTCTACAACTTTTTCATCTCTGGGGTGGTTCATTAACATAAGTTAGTTCACCTCTCTCTATGCTTTCATGATATCTAATTCCCAatgacaaaattaaatttttatgtaTGAGATACCATGTAGACGAGCCTATGATGTATTCCAGACAATACAACACTATTTCTGTTTCAAAATCTTATGTTGACAACTTTGATGTTTGCAATACTATGGTGATTTTTCTTTCTTGCTATATCGTTTTTTCTAAATATGCAATGGCCCAGGGCTGGAACAAGAGGTGGGGAGGGCAGAATGGACACGTGCCCTGGGCACAGTGTGGAGGGAGGAACACTAAGAGCTTCAGCCTCTTTGTTCCCCTGTGCCTTATTGACAGGAGTGACTGCAGTGTCACTCATCTCAGAAGGAGCAGGGGGCTTAATAGCTACTGGAGCTGCTGGACTCTGCTCTCTTCTAccttcaaatgcagcctactgTGGGCAGAAAAGAGCTGACCTCTGCTGAGAACACAGCTTAGTCTCAGTGAGGTGCTAATGGCAAATGAAGGCAGAAATAAGATATACCTGTATTCAGATCACATTGGCTGTACATGTAATCTACCAGGTGCTAAAGGTGTGTGACCACATAGCAGTGTGCAAAGGGTTCATTCAGTATTTTTAGTGTTAATGTGGTTACACCTCTTTAGCACCTGGTAgattatatgcatgtacaagctattgggatctgagcacaggaATATCTTGTATTGAAGGTCAGTGGCCAGACCTAAACCTTGTAGCTCTCCCCCattttgtgtctgtttgccccatgttgaCATTGTGTCCACAGTAGCATTTGCAAAGCAGAGTAGGACTGGCTAAAGAGGGATTACTTAgacgcagttggtcagcttaaacatgtattgcaatgtatgtgaactaaatatccctaattttttattgtaaagtttgctagaaagggtatagcagtgtgcagagggttcatccagtatttttagGGAAATGAAGGCAGACTGCTTCTCTTCCTGTCTTTTCTTGACATGTGATATATGACAAGGTCTATATTGTGAGTACACAGTGGAGATGGGGCAACTCAGTCCTAGACCTCCCCTCTTCTTCTCAGGACTATCCCTTTAGCCTTCTCCCTTCCTTAGagcttgtcaccccccccccccccaaagcccccaccCCCAGATCTCTTCTTTAGTTCAATGCACTTTTTTCCTTCTATTGGCACCACCAACACAGGGACCTTTTTCCTTCCATTGACATCACCAAATCAGGGACCTctttcctcctattgacaccaccaacacagggatATTTTTCTTtctagtgacaccaccaacacagggacatttgTTTCTTACAGTGACTCCACTAACACAGAGACATTTTTTCCAGTTACTCCACCAACACAGAGACATTTTACCTTCCAGTGACCCcattgatgctgggacattttttcctttgccactgttatgctgcatacacatggtcgaaatttccgacaacaaatgttcgaagtgagcttgttgtcggaaattcggaccatgtgtaggctccatcggacatttgttctcggaatttccgacaacatttgtgcgactgtgtgtatgcaagacaagtttgagccaacatccgtcggaaataaatccaggattttgttgtcggaatgtccaatcatgtgtacgcggcataagcctcttCTTTGTCACTACCACAAACTTTGGTATTATTTCAGCCGATGCCAAAAACATCAGATACATTGCTGAGCCCATGCCTCTATTAGCCCCATACCCTCTTCCAAAATGTGGGGAGGCACAGTTTGCCACCTTCACCCtaagcactggatgaccttgtcccaccactgctATACACAATTGCACAAAACCTTTTTTAGAGCTGATTTAACTTCCTTATTTCGTAGTGTATAAATCAATGGATTCAACATCGGTATAATTATTGCATAAAAGACAGCAAAAAGTTTAATTATCTCAGGAGATACCTCGAATTGAAATTTCATATAAGTGGCCATAGCTGAGCCATAGAACATGGTAACAACAGTTATATGAGAGCCACAAGTGGAAAAGGCCTTTCTTTGTCCTGCAGAAAAGCTTATTCTAAAAATGGCTCTAAGTATTTTAATATAGGTAATGATAATAAAACTAATAGGTGCAATTAAAACAATGATACCATTAATAAAAATCACAAGTTCAACTATTTTAGCATTCCCGCATCCCAATGATAAGACTCCTGGTAGTTCACACAAAAAATGGTTAATTACATTATTTCCACAAAGATCCCCATTTAACGCTAGGGATACAGGAACACTAGATAGGAGAAATGCACAAATCAACGCTCCTGCAGCTATCTTTATACACAAGGATATGTTGATGATTGTAGAATAGTGTAAAGGGTAACAAATTGCTATATAGCGGTCATAGGCCATTATAGCTAAAAGAATACATTCTGTTTCCCCCAACGAAAGGGCCATGTACATTTGTGTACCACATTCTCCGAGCAAAATATTCTTTTTGACTGACAACATATCTCTCAGCATCCGCGGTATAAGTGAGGATGAGTAGCAGATGTCCAAGATAGATAGATAAgtgagaaaaaaatacattggaGTGTGAAGAGTGCTGTCAGTGATCGTAGCCAAGATAATAAGAGAATTTGCAATTAAAATGATCAGGTACATGATCAAGACTATCACAAAAAGCATGGTTTGTATATTGGGATTACTGGAGAGTCCAAGAAGGATAAATTCTTTGATGATTGTGTCATTTTTCCAAGCCATTCTGTaaagtaaaaagttaaaaaaataatatttattacacTGGAAAACAAAGATTTTGCTTCCTTAATACTTTTTGGTGTCTGTGACAGACGCAACCGGGACAGGGgcatttggaggggactaggggcaagcctcctacccactgattatggcccatgaagAGACTGGGGTCTTTGTCTGCTTCTTTTGGTCAGAGCATAGACAAGAACTCAAttagttgggtctgtcacagtgcCTCTAATAGATTTTTGGCCGGTAATCACCAAATTAACCTGTAActaacataatgttttatagaaaCCTTCTGTTTTTGCAATTTGCAATACCTGTTGGCTATGCTgtgtgtaggcaggttgcctacattAGGCAGCTAGGTAGACTTCTGCCCAGGCTGGGAAAGGGGGTTAATTCGTTTTGTTCTGTTCCTGGGTTTTTTAGAACCAGCCTACCCATTCTGTGATATACACAGTGGCGGCCCAaccatacagggcgcaggggcgccgcccccctaatccatgtacctggcccctaatctacatgcagggcgccggatgcatggatttcaactgggtttttttttttgaagcatgtgattagagcctgaggctccatttgccttcaaaaaagggtggtctcggggcacagagcactgcgccctgaactcacccagttgtgtgaccaggTACGTAAACCGGCACAGATTGGCCGCCCTGCAGCAGTATATGGGCGGTCATTAAGTGGTTCATTTTATCATTTAccgaaaaaattgtgacaaaaaaattaagacttccaaaaacttgccatgtctcttactaaataccttggattgtctactttccaaaaaggggtaatttgggctgtatttgtactgtcctggcattttaagggcatcAAGAaacaatacatcaggattgataattTTTCAAATATACTGTGTATAGCATAGTTTGTGAATGCTATAgattttctacagactaaataatatacactgattgggaTTTTTACCACAGaattgtagcaaaatacattttggcccaaattcatgacaaaattagattttattgaatatgtttaatGACAGAatgtagaaatatcctttttttcaaaatttgtagtattttttcatttatatcacaaaaaataaaaaatccagtggtgatcaaataccaccaaaagaaatctctatttgtgtgaaaaaaattataaaaatgtaatctgcggaaagtgttgcatgatcgtgcaattgccaattaaagttgcacagtgctgaatagcaaaaaatgccctgaacatgaagggggcaaaaccttctggAGCTTACGTGGTTAATGTAAAGAAGACCAAGATTCACTTCATCTCAGACTTTAGTAAATCAGTCTTGTTTGATCATACTGTATATGCACAAATTGCTGTTAAGGGGCTGCATTTGCCCAGGTCTCCTGCTGAGTGCTTTGTGTCTCAAGACTGTGACTGCCATGATCTCCCGGTTGGcacccctcctttttttgttttaaatctcCCCTGTCCAACCACAGTCACTCGTACATGTGTACTCTATCATCGGTGAAGCAAAATTTCAAAACTATATTGCAGGCCACAGTGTCTGATgtgaattattattaatattatcatacaggatttatgtagcgccaacagtttgcgcagcactttaaaaTATAACCACGTGACCTCCCGatgtttttacccccttcatgaccaggctattatTTGCTATTCggaactgcgctactttaactgacaattgcatggtcatgcgacactgtacccaaataaaatttatataatttttttacacaaatatagttttcttttggtggtagttgctcacctctgcgtttttttattttttgtgctataagtgaaaaaagaccaaaaatttggaacaaacaaacaaacaaacaatttttttactttttgctacaaaacaaatccaataagaattttaaaaatcaaatttattcatagatttcagtcaaagtccagacctgaatccaattaagaatctgtggcaagacttgaaaattgctgttcacagacactctcaatccaatctgacagagctttagctattttgcaaacaagaatgggcaaaaatgtcactctctagatgtgtaaagttggtagagacatccccaaaaagacttgcagctgtaattgcagtggttctacaaagtattgacacaggggggctgaatgcaaatgcacgccacacttttcacatatttattcgtaaaaaattttgaaaaccatttatcattttccttccacttcacaattatgtgccactttgtgttggtctatcacataaaatcccacaaaaatacatttaggtttttggttgtaacatgacaaaatgtttaaaatttcaaggggtatgaatactttttcaaggcattgtagctGCATTAAAACAAGAATAGCTATTTCCTTGGGGTTGTATGTCCTAAATGTATAATTCAAGTTTGAACTAATTATGTATCTGAGCAGGTGCCAGAAACTACTTACAGACATCTAAATTATCTAGCAATAATCTTTATTGAGACCCTGTAACataatgttttaaataaaataaataaataaataaataaattatcctTTGTTTTGTATTACCTATGAAACATTTTACACCTATATCAGGTTATTAAAGCTTTAACTTAAAACCCAGGTTTACCATTACCACGGACTAGATGTGAAGTAGGATTCTCTTAAAACAAAAATGGGCTTTTGTTTGGGGGAGGGATATTTGGGGGTTTTCGTTTACAGTATTTGCAGGGTTTATTCATTTTTGTTgatagggccattttttttttgggttattttttgcAGCAGGGTTTCCTTTTTATTTGATAGGGCCTTTTTTAAGAATGGGGTTCTCAAACTGACCATCTGTTCTTGGAGCAACCTGTGCAGCCTTTTGTCACAGAACACCTCTGCATCATTTGCAAGGAAATAAAACTGTAAGATCAGTGCGCACCAAATCCACTTTATATTAATCAAATCCACCGCA
It encodes the following:
- the LOC141111691 gene encoding putative olfactory receptor 2B8 codes for the protein MAWKNDTIIKEFILLGLSSNPNIQTMLFVIVLIMYLIILIANSLIILATITDSTLHTPMYFFLTYLSILDICYSSSLIPRMLRDMLSVKKNILLGECGTQMYMALSLGETECILLAIMAYDRYIAICYPLHYSTIINISLCIKIAAGALICAFLLSSVPVSLALNGDLCGNNVINHFLCELPGVLSLGCGNAKIVELVIFINGIIVLIAPISFIIITYIKILRAIFRISFSAGQRKAFSTCGSHITVVTMFYGSAMATYMKFQFEVSPEIIKLFAVFYAIIIPMLNPLIYTLRNKEVKSALKKVLCNCV